CAGAGCTCCTCAATCGGAGTCTCTGTCTCTTTGTATATATGCATACAAATATTTGGAGATATTATGGCGAAGAAAATAGTTGTTATCGGAGCAGGTGCTGCCGGGATGATGGCAGCGATCACAGCTGGTAAAACGGCTGATGTGTTATTGATAGAGAAAAACGACAGAGTTGGCAAAAAGCTTTTTATCACAGGAAAGGGAAGGTGTAACGTCACAAATGCAGGTGATGCAGATGTGTTTTTTAACTCGGTCGTGACAAACAGTAAGTTCATGTACAGCTCATTTTATTCATTTGACAATAATATGGTGATGGATTTCCTTGAAAAAGCTTCGTGTCCGCTCAAGGTCGAACGCGGCGGCAGAGTGTTCCCGGTCAGTGATCACTCATCGGATGTAATAGGTGCATTCAAGACGCTGATAAATAGGAACCATAACATAAAATTGTTGACAGATTCAAAGGTTTTACAGATCAAATGTGAAGATGGGCAAGTTACAGGAGTTGTTATACAGGAAAAAGAAAACAAGAAGAACAGAGAGATCGATTGTGACGCGGTGATAGTGGCTACAGGCGGAATGTCGTATCCACTTACGGGATCCACGGGTGATGGCTACAAGTGGGCAGAGAAGTGTGGACACACGATAAAGGAACTTTCACCATCTCTTGTTCCGTTTGAGATAGAGGAAAAATGCTGCAGGGATATGATGGGATTGTCACTCAAGAATGTTGATCTGCATATAAAATGCGGCAAGAAAAAAATATTTGATGAGCAGGGGGAGATGCTGTTTACCCACTTTGGAATAAGTGGTCCGCTTGTGATAAAGGCATCGGCATATATTCACAGATATATAGGTAAAGAGATAGAGTTGTATATAGATCTTAAGCCAGCTATGGATGAACAGATGCTTGATGCAAGAATACAAAAAGATTTTGCGAAGTATGCGAATAAAGACTTCAGAAATTCACTGACAGATCTCCTTCCAGTAAAACTCATACAGCCAGTCATAGAAAGGACAGGGATAGATCCATTTAAAAAGGTTAATTCTGTTACAAAAGAGGAAAGACTGGCATTGGTTCATGCCCTGAAACATTTTGCACTAACGTTTACAGGACTCAGAGATTACAACGAGGCTATAATTACAAAGGGCGGAGTCAATGTCAAGGAAGTGGATCCATCCACGATGGAATCTAAAATAGTTAAAAATCTATATTTCGCCGGTGAGCTATTGGATCTGGATGCTCTGACAGGAGGTTTTAATCTACAGATTGCGTGGTCTACGGGATATCTGGCTGGACTTTCTGCTGCGGAGAGTATAGAATAGTCAGGAAATGTAAAATACAAAAATACATATCAATGAATAAAGGAGATTAGTACGATGAATATTGCAATAGATGGACCTGCAGGAGCAGGCAAGAGCACAATAGCAAAAAGAGCGGCAAAGGAACTTGGTTTTATATATGTTGACACAGGTGCGATGTACAGAGCAATCGCTGTATACCTGATAGACAATGGGGTGTCAGCAGGAGATGAGGCGAAAGTAGCTGAAGCTATAGACGATATATCGATTGAGATAAGATATGAGGATGGCGCACAGCAGGTATATCTGAATGGAGATAATGTTACAGGCAGACTCAGAACAGAGGAGGTCGGCAACATGGCGTCAAAGTCTTCAGCCCTTCCATGTGTCAGAGAGAAGCTTTTGTCTATACAGAGAGAGCTTGCAGCGAAGAACGATGTCGTGATGGATGGCCGCGATATAGGAACGAATATTCTTCCAAACGCCGAACTCAAGATATATCTGACAGCATCTGTCGAGGTAAGGGCACAGAGAAGATATGATGAGCTCGTGGCAAAGGGAGAGGCTGGTGTCGATCGTGATAAAATAGAACAGGATATAGCAGCAAGGGATAAACAGGATATGGAGAGGAAGGCAGCTCCATTAAAGAGGGCTGATGATGCAATTTTAGTTGATAGTTCTGATATGGGAATTGAAGAGGTCGCAGCACAGATCATCAGACTTGCAAATGAGAGAAAGTAATATATAATTTGTACAAGGATGGTTTGAGTATGGAGATTTTGCTAGCAAAGTCGGCAGGGTTCTGCTTTGGTGTGCAGAGGGCAGTCGACACGGCTTACAAACATGCGGATGAGAAGAATGTATACACGTATGGACAGATAATTCACAATGAGGAAGTTGTCGGAGATCTGGCAAAGCATGGTGTGAAGATCTTAGAAGATGATGAACTGGATCAGATAAAAGACAGCAAAGTCATCATACGTTCACACGGTGCAGAAAAAAGAGTGTATGATATTCTCGAGAAAAATGGAAATGAGATTATAGATGCCACCTGTCCGTTTGTCAAAAAGATACACAACATAGTTATGGATGAATGTGGAAAAGGTCATACAGTTATAATCATCGGAGATGGAAAACACCCTGAGGTAAAAGGCATTATGGGCTGGTGCATGAGTGAGCCGGTTGTCATAGGTACTGAGGAAGAAGCAGAAAAATTCGTTCAGTCATGTCTTAACGGGGAGTACAAACCAAGCGAGAATATATCAATAGTCAGCCAGACAACTTTTAATTACAGAAAATTTCATAATGTTGTTGATATTATTCGAAATAAATTGTATAATGTTACTGCTTATAAGACTATCTGTAATGCTACGTCTGTGCGCCAAAGGGAGGCGCAGGAGATTGCATCAAAGGTAGATGCCATGATTGTTATAGGTGGTCGAAACAGTTCTAATACTCAGAAGTTATATGAGATTAGCAAAAAAGAATGTGAGAATACTTACTATATACAGACACTCGTTGATTTGGATTTGACTACTTTTGAATCCGTTAGTAGGGTAGGTATTACAGCTGGGGCATCTACCCCAAACAAATTAATTAAGGAGGTTCATGGTAGGATGGACGAGATGAATTTTGCAGAATTATTAGAGAATGATGAGAGCAGAGGCTCAATCAAGACAGGAGAGATAGTTGAGGGCAGAGTTATCGATGTAAAGCCAGATGAGATCATTGTTGATATCAGCTATAAGTCAGATGGTGTTATTCCTAGAAATGAATATACAAACACACCAAACGCTGACCTTACAGAGCTTGTACATGTTGGTGATGCTATCACAGCTAAGGTTGTAAAGACAAACGACGGTGAGGGTTCAGTTCTTCTCTCATACAAGAGAGTTGCTGCTGAGAAAGCTAACGAGAAGCTTGAGGCTGCTCTTGAGTCAGGCGAGATCCTTACAGGTAAGGTTGTACAGGTTGTAAGTGGTGGACTCAATGTTATGTATGATGAGACAAGAGTATTCATCCCTGCAAGCCTTGTATCTGATACATATGAGAAGAACCTTGATAAGTACCTTGATCAGGATGTTGAGTTTATTCTTACAGAGTATCAGCCAAAGAAGAGAAGAATTATAGGTAACAGAAAGCAGATCATCGTTGCTAGAAAGGCAGAGGCTGCTAAGGAACTGTTCGATAGAATCGAAGTAGGAATGACTGTAGAGGGTGTTGTTAAGAATGTTACAAGCTTTGGCGCATTCATCGACCTCGGCGGTGCTGATGGACTTCTCCACATCTCAGAGATGTCATGGGGTAGAGTTGAGGATCCTAAGTCAGTTCTCAAGGTTGGAGACAAGGTTAAGGCATTCATCAAGAACATTGATGGCGAGAAGATCGCACTCAGCCTTAAGTTTGATGATACAAACCCATGGCTTAACGCTGATGAGAAGTATGCTCCTGGCACAGTAGTAACTGGTAAGGTAGCAAGAATGGCTGATTTTGGTGCTTTCATTGAGCTTGAGCCAGGTGTAGATGCACTCCTTCATGTTTCACAGATCTCATATGACCATGTAAACAAGCCAGAGGATGTATACAAGGTTGGCGATGTTGTAGAGGCAGAGGTTGTAGAGTGCAATGCTGCTGACAAGAAGATCAGTCTTAGCGTAAAGAGCTTACTTCCGGTTCCAAGTGAGTCAGATTATGACGATGATGCAGAGAGCGAGGAGTAATTATTTTAGGCATTAATTTTCAGATGACTGTTTTGTCTGAATATAAATAATAAAAATCAGGATTTCCAGATCAAAGATCTGAAGATCCTGATTTTTATTTGTATTTATAGATGCGATGTATCGCGAATGAACTAATGAAAAACCACTGATATCATGTTTTGTATGTATTGTGTTGTTACCTGACCGATTGATGTGAGCTCATCTGATAATCGGAGAAATCTGCCCCCATTGATTCCGGTATCATAAAAAATATTGTTTTTCTCGTGGGACGGTGCCGGTATGAATACATCAGTGATCTGCGTATATGCGGTCTCCTTTGTGGCTTTTTCTTTGTGTGTACTGTCAACATATGCAGCCATGGATTTGTGTATAGCCATATCCTCCACGGGCAGATAATAATAGTTCTTGTAATCCTTGAAGTAGAATTTCATCGTTTTCTGGGTTACAGGTATAAGAATCCTCAGTTGACGATCATTTGCATTTATGCGCATGACGGGGGATGAATATGTTATCCTGCACGGAAGCTTTGGTGTACTGCAGGTATATTCTATGAAGTCGTCTGTTCTGCTTACATCCAGAGTCTCCAGTTCGTTGCAAATGCGGGGAAGATTGAGAAATTCAGTTATGGATATCAGTCCGCGCACATCATCATGGTTATGGGTCATCAGGTCATCAAGCAGGTCACTTGAACCTGTCTTAAGATATTCCTTATAAGCATTGATAAGTGTACCGCCTGATATGAAGATCTTCCGCTGAAATCCAACAAGGTCTTCGACATCGATCTGTTTTACAGAATTCATATTAAAAAGCTTTTTGTATCTTCGGGATGTCTTATATATATCTACACTTCTTATGTTGTCAAATGAGCAGTCTATGTCAAATTGCTGCATTTTTGTACGGATATATGGAATGTCAAATGTATCTCCATTATATGATACAAGATATCTGTATCTAGATATATGATTGGCAAATCGTGCGAGAATTTCCGGTTCAGAACATCCATCGTCATTGAACAGGAATAGTGTCTTGAAGTGATCGTCATCATAGAAACCCATTCCGATAAGATACAAGTCAGATCTGTTTGCGCTGAGGCCAGTGGTCTCTATATCGAAATATAATATGTCGTCTGGTGTATCAGATATACAAGTAGTATCTACAACAATATCATTTTCATCAAATTCAAAAGTTTTCATATGTACTCCTTTCATATCTATTATACTAGCGGTGAATGTTCAAAAAGGCAATCGAATATTCACAATTGATAAATATTGTGATATACTTATGAAAGTTTAATGTCGGTAAATATGCAATTATATAAGACAGGAAAAGGAGATAGACAGACTGATGATTTCATACATAACAGGTACACTTGAGTATCAAAGTGGCAACAGTATAGTTGTCGAATGTGGCGGAATTGGATATAGTATGATGATATCAGGACAGTTTATGAACAGGCTTCCGGCGATGCATTCCCATATCAAGGTCTTTACTTATATGAGTGTGAGGGAAGATGAGATAAGCCTGTATGGATTTTATGACAGAGATGAACTTGAAGTGTTCAAGGTATTGCTCAGTGTGAACGGTGTTGGACCAAAGGCTGCGATGTCTATTTTGTCAGCGCTCACAGTAAACGAGCTTAGGCTTGCAGTTGTATCTGAGGATGTGAAGGCGATAACCCGTGCAAATGGAATAGGAACAAAGGGAGCTTCTAGGATCATACTCGAACTCAAGGATAAGCTTCGCCTGGAGGATATGATAGATGCTGCATATGAGGACGCGATGAATGGTTCACGGGTTGGATCAGGTGGTGTAGCACAGAGCGATATAGATACAAGGGCGAATGTAGTGGCAGCTCTCACAGCACTCGGTTATTCGGGAGTTGAGGCCGGACGTGCTGTAAACAGAGTTGAGGGCTGGCAGGATATGGATGAGGAACAGCTTTTAAAAGCTTCACTTAAGAACATAATATAAAATAGATGGCGGAATTTTAGATGAGCAGAATTATTTCAACAGAAGCATTGGACAAGGAAGAGGAGAAAAGCGAATATAGTCTGAGGCCACAGTATCTGAACGAGTACATCGGACAGGAAAAGGTAAAGGATAACCTGCGGATTTTTATCGAGGCGGCAAAGAAGAGAAAAGAGCCATTAGATCATCTGCTGTTATATGGACCCCCTGGACTTGGAAAGACCACATTGTCAACTATAGTGGCAAATGAGATGGGGGTGAACATCAAGATAACCTCCGGCCCGGCGATAGAAAAGCCAGGAGAGCTTGCGGCGATATTGAACAATCTGTCTGACAACGATATTTTGTTCATAGACGAGATTCACAGACTGAGCACACAGGTTGAGGAAGTACTGTATCCGGCTATGGAGGATTACGCCATAGATGTGGTTATAGGCAAGGGGGCAGGCGCTCGTTCTATCAGGCTTGATCTTCCCAAGTTTACACTCATAGGAGCAACGACCAGAGTTGGAATGCTTTCTGCACCGCTCCGAGATAGATTTGGAATGGTTGATAAGCTTGAGTTTTATAGCAATGAAGATCTGAAGGAGATCATTGTGCGTTCAGCAGATGTTCTCGGAGTGTCCTTAGATGACGAGGGGGCACTTGAAATCGCAAGAAGATCGAGAGGAACACCGAGACTGGCAAACAGACTTTTGAAGAGGTGCCGGGATTATGCAGAGGTGTGTCATGATGGATGTATAAGCCGTGATGTAGCAAAAAGTGCATTGGATAAACTTCAGGTAGATTCAATGGGGCTGGATGTGAATGACAGAAACATACTTTTGACTATGATAGAGAAATTTGATGGAGGTCCTGTAGGATTGGATACGCTTGCAGCAGCGGTTGGGGAGGATCCGGGAACCATCGAGGATGTATATGAACCATATTTTATCATGAACGGATTCATTAACAGAACTCCGAGAGGAAGAGTTGTTACTGAGCTCTGTTACAGACATCTGGGATTGGATGCATTTATAAAATAATATATGATATAAGGAGAATGGGTATGGTACAAAAGAATGATATCAAGGTAGTAATAAACAATAAAGTATATACTCTGAGCGGTCAGGAAAGTGAAGATTATCTTCAGAATGTTGCCACATATATCAATGGCAAGATCGCCGAGTGTCAATCATCGGAAGCATATAGAAGATTTAATGCAGAGTATCAGAATGTGCTTCTTGCGCTGAATATAGCGGATGATTACTTTAAGGCGAAGGATCAGGTCAACCAGATGTTGACAGAGGATGACGACAAGGACAAGCAGATATATGATCTCAGACATGAGGTTATTGAGGTACAGATAAAGTATGAGTCTGCACAGAAGATGATTGAGGAATATAAGGACAAGATAAGCGAACTTCAGAGACAGATAATAAAGCTTGAAGCGGAGAAAAATGTTAAGTAAAACAGAGATATTAGCACCGGCAGGCAACATGGATGCGGTGAGGGCGGCGGTAAACGGACATGCGGATGCAGTTTATCTAGGAGGAAGTCTTTTCAGTGCCCGTGCGTTTGCCGGCAATTTTGATGAAAAAGAATTATTAGAGACTATTGATTACTGCCACACCTTTGATGTCAAAGTGTATATGGCTGTCAATACTCTTCTAAAAAACGATGAGATAAAAAGGCTCCCTGATTATTTGGAGCCTTATTACAGAGAAGGCGTAGATGGTATCATAGTTCAGGATATGGGCGTTGCAGGCGCCATTTCTGGATGCTTCCCGGATCTTCCATTACACGGCAGCACACAGCTCAGTGTGTCCAGTGAGTATGGAGCAGCATTTCTAAAGAGTATAGGCATGACGAGATTTGTGCCTTCAAGAGAATTATCACTGGATGAAATAAGATCAATAAAGAGTAAGATTGATATTGAGGTAGAGACATTTGTTCACGGGGCGATGTGTTATTGTTACTCCGGTCGATGCCTTATGAGCAGTTATGCCGGCGGCAGAAGTGGTAACAGGGGACGCTGCGCCCAGCCATGTAGGAAGAGATATCAGTTGGAAGATCAGCGCGCATACATGCTCAGTCTTAAAGATATGTGTATGCTTTCGGATATAGGTAGACTGATCGATGCAGGGATAGATTCGTTTAAGATAGAGGGAAGAATGAAGAAGCCAGAGTATGTGGCAGCTACTTCCTATGTATACAGTGAGCTGAGGGATGAATATTTGTCAGGATGTAAGAATTTGTCCAGGCAGGCTGCGAAATATGAAAACATGCTGAGGGATATATATAATAGAGGCGGTTTTTGTTCTGGATATTATTTTACAGGCAATGGCAGACAAATGATGGCTGATGATAGACCTAATCATACAGGTGTAAAAGTAGGCAAAGTGTCAGGAATCCAAAAACCATATATCAATATAAAGCTTAGCATGGACGTACATCCCGGAGATATCATAGAGATAAGGGGCAGACAGGGAGATGTAGAACTTACTTGTGGGGCTGAAGGCAGTGCTGGTAAGTCTGTAAGATTAAAGGGAAAGTTATTTCAGAATATAGCAGTGGGCAGTCAGGTATACAGGACGAGAAATAACGCTCTCTTAAATGATATTCAGAAAAATATCATAGAACGTGATCGGAAAGTTCAGTTAAAGGCTGATGTAAGGGCTAAGATCGGTGAGAAAATGAGTCTCAGTCTCAGCCTGGGCAGTATGAAAGTGTATGCCGAGGGCTCTGAGTGTATTGCGGCGTTAAATAAACCGGTCACAGAGTCACAGATAATAGAAAAGATACGAAAGACCGGTGGAACACAGTTTGAGATAACCGATGTGACTTCTGATATAGATGAAGGAATATTTGCCCAGATCAGCGCTATAAACAATCTGAGAAGACAGTCGCTTGAGGATATGAAGGATCTTCTTATAAATTGTAAAAAAAGGAATCCACGTGATGCCAGAAATACAGAAGACATATATAGAAATGTCTCTGAAAGAAAAAAGTGGTCAGACAGACATCCGGGAATTACAGTCTTAGCTTCGACGGCAGAGCATGTAAATATTATTAAGAATTATAAATGGGTGAGCAACGTTATTGTAGATTATAATATCAAACAATACGGCGGTGAGCTTAAAGAACAGGGATTTAAAGTCTTTATAGCGCTTCCGGAGGTGTTAAGACAGAGAAAACTGAAAACATACTCGGACATGACTGCAGCCATAAATGAGTTTGATGGTGTGATGATAAGGAACATGGATGAACTGGGCTATATTATAGAAAATGGTTATAGCGGACCTGTTATAGCCGATGCGGGGCTTTATGTCTACAATGACATTGCCTGTGATTTCTACAGAGAGCATACGGAGGATGTGTCATTTGTGGCATCTCAGGAACTTACGCTTGACGAGATAAAGAATTTGTCAGTTGAGCCGGCGCTTAAGATATATGGACATCAGAAGGTCATGGTAACAGCCAACTGCATATCTGGTAATTATAAACACGGATGTGCTGATAAAAAAATGGATGGGACCGGAGATGTATTAAGGTTGACCGATGATATAGGAAATGTCTTTTATGTAAGAAATTACTGCAGCGATTGTTATAATGTCCTATACAATGGAGTTCCCACAAGCCTGCTTGATGAGGGTGATGAGTTAAATGACATTATGGATGACTGTTATATAGAGTTTACTATTGAAAATGCAGATATGGTAAAAAATATAATGGATCATATAGGAAAGAACATATTGGGGCAGGAACTTCCAGATGGTAGGGATACAGTTAAGAATCCCGTTAAGGATTACACCCGTGGACACTATTATAAGGGAATAGATTAAGACTTTTGATAAAGGTGAGAGAATGGTAACGATTATAAGTGAGATAGCAAAATATCTTATTATATTTTTTATGGTGCTGTATACAGTCAAGTGTTTTACGGTGCTCAAGCCGGTTGCGGCTGAGCGCAAGAGAAAGGCGCTTAATGTACAGATATTTTACGTGTTTATGATACATTTTCTGTGTTATCTGACATTGTATCTTCACTATGAAAAGAAAAGCATAATAGTATTTTATATCGTGCAGATGATAGTTTCCATAATTTATATGGTTTCATATCACGCAATTTACAAGGGGTCATCGAGACTCATCACAAACAATATGTCATTCCTGCTTCTGATAGGATACGTGATGCTGACAAGACTTGACTTTGATCTGGCAAAGAAACAGTTTTTATTCGCCACGATCATGCTGGTTGTCACGGCATTTCTACCTCTTTTTATAATGAAGTTTCCGCAGGTGCGTAACTGGAATGTATTTTATGCAATTTTCGGAATAGGATTTCTGGCTACTGTATTTATCCCACATGTTGGAGTGGATAAATACGGATCAAATAACTGGATAAGCATTGCGGGAATATCGATGCAGCCTATGGAAATAGTGAAGATAGTATTTGTATTTTTCCTTGCAAGTTCATTCCTCAAGGCGAAGAATTTAAAGGATATGACGAAGACGATATGTGTTGCGGGACTTTTCATGCTCGTGCTCGTTGCGGAGACTGACCTCGGTGGTGCGGTCATATTCTTTATGGTATTTGTCATGATGTTATATCTTGCAACGGGAAAGCATATCATACTCATAGGTGGAGGTATTGGCGGATCGGTGGTTGCAGTAGTTGGATATATGTTGCTCAAGAGCCATTTCGGTCATGTAACTATGAGAATCGATGCCTGGCTTAATCCGCTAAAATATATTGACGGAAGTGGATATCAGGTGGCACAGAGTCTTTTTGCAATAGGGTCAGGTGGCTTTGAGGGATCGGGACTTTGTCAGGGATCGCCGACATCAATACCAGTAGTATCAAGTGATTTTATATTTGCAGCGATATGCGAGGAGCTTGGTGTAATATTTGGACTGTGTCTTCTCCTCATGTATCTAAGTTGCTTTATATATTTTATCAATATCTCTATGAAGATAAGAGATACCTTTTACAAAAATGTAGCTTTTGGATTTACAATATGCTTTATATTCCAGATATTCCTGAATGTTGGCGGTGTAGTGAAATTCATTCCGTCTACAGGAGTCACGCTGCCGCTAGTCAGCTACGGAGTAAGCTCTGTGGTCAGTACGCTCATAATGTTTGGAATTATTCAGGGTATATGTGTATTAGAGAACAGTGGAGTTGATAAGAATGTCAGACAGAAAAAAGCCGTACAGTCAGGATGGGCAGAGCAGGAAGTCACAGAGCGCCCACAGTACAGGGACGAAGATGAAAAAAAACAAAACAGACAGCAAAAAAGTGAACAGGACAGGCGCGGCAGTGAAAAGAAGTCAAGGCGATATGCAGACAGAAAAAAGCAGCCAGACACAGATGAATTCTGGGGCGAGTGATGGAATCCTGGATAAGCGTGCAAATGAGAAAAAAAATGTTCCCGTTCTCGTTATAACATACTTTGTTGTTTTGATATTTATATGTATGTTTGCGTATATAATCGTGTTCATAGTCAGGGACTCAAGGACATTTATCGCCAACTCATACAATGATCGTCAGAACCTGTATGCTGAGAAGGTAAAGAAGGGTAGCATAATCTCAAGTGATGGAAATGTCCTGGCTGAGACGATCACAGATGACGATGGAAATGAGTACAGAAATTATCCATATGCAAATATGTTTGCGCATGCGGTTGGGTACGACAGCAATGGACAGGCAGGGCTGGAGATGAATTCGGCATATTATCTTCTTGCGTCTAATCAGAATATAATTACCAAGACATATAACAAGCTGAAGGATGAAAAGAGTATAGGAAACAATGTTATAAGCACTCTTAACTACACGCTTCAGAGCACGGCATATGATGCGCTGGGCTACAATGATGGCGCAGTGGTGGTTATGGAACCTTCCACTGGCAAGATCCTGACCATGGTTTCAAAGCCTGATTTTGATCCGAATTATATAGATGATGTTATAGAGGAAACACAGGACACGGACAGTTCATGCCTTTTGAACAGAGCTACACAGGGCTTATATCCGCCTGGATCAACATTCAAGGTGCTCACAGCACTTGAGTACATCAATGAGAATCCAAATTACAAGAAATACTCCTATGTCTGTGAGGGGGAGGACATATTTGATGGTGTTCAGATACACTGCTCAGACTATGCGGTTCATGATACCGTTGATCTGGCCGATTCACTTGCTAGATCCTGTAACACTTCATTTGCAAATATTGGAATGAAGCTCAATAAACAGTCGTATCGTGATCTTTGTGAAAAGTTTTTATTTAACAAGGATCTTCCGTATGATGGATATTATAGAAAGTCTGAATTTAAGCTGAGTGCATCATCAGATGACTCTGAGATACCGCAGACAGCTATAGGACAAGGAGATACACTTATAACACCTCTAC
This sequence is a window from Coprococcus eutactus. Protein-coding genes within it:
- a CDS encoding FtsW/RodA/SpoVE family cell cycle protein, with the translated sequence MVLYTVKCFTVLKPVAAERKRKALNVQIFYVFMIHFLCYLTLYLHYEKKSIIVFYIVQMIVSIIYMVSYHAIYKGSSRLITNNMSFLLLIGYVMLTRLDFDLAKKQFLFATIMLVVTAFLPLFIMKFPQVRNWNVFYAIFGIGFLATVFIPHVGVDKYGSNNWISIAGISMQPMEIVKIVFVFFLASSFLKAKNLKDMTKTICVAGLFMLVLVAETDLGGAVIFFMVFVMMLYLATGKHIILIGGGIGGSVVAVVGYMLLKSHFGHVTMRIDAWLNPLKYIDGSGYQVAQSLFAIGSGGFEGSGLCQGSPTSIPVVSSDFIFAAICEELGVIFGLCLLLMYLSCFIYFINISMKIRDTFYKNVAFGFTICFIFQIFLNVGGVVKFIPSTGVTLPLVSYGVSSVVSTLIMFGIIQGICVLENSGVDKNVRQKKAVQSGWAEQEVTERPQYRDEDEKKQNRQQKSEQDRRGSEKKSRRYADRKKQPDTDEFWGE
- a CDS encoding U32 family peptidase, with product MLSKTEILAPAGNMDAVRAAVNGHADAVYLGGSLFSARAFAGNFDEKELLETIDYCHTFDVKVYMAVNTLLKNDEIKRLPDYLEPYYREGVDGIIVQDMGVAGAISGCFPDLPLHGSTQLSVSSEYGAAFLKSIGMTRFVPSRELSLDEIRSIKSKIDIEVETFVHGAMCYCYSGRCLMSSYAGGRSGNRGRCAQPCRKRYQLEDQRAYMLSLKDMCMLSDIGRLIDAGIDSFKIEGRMKKPEYVAATSYVYSELRDEYLSGCKNLSRQAAKYENMLRDIYNRGGFCSGYYFTGNGRQMMADDRPNHTGVKVGKVSGIQKPYINIKLSMDVHPGDIIEIRGRQGDVELTCGAEGSAGKSVRLKGKLFQNIAVGSQVYRTRNNALLNDIQKNIIERDRKVQLKADVRAKIGEKMSLSLSLGSMKVYAEGSECIAALNKPVTESQIIEKIRKTGGTQFEITDVTSDIDEGIFAQISAINNLRRQSLEDMKDLLINCKKRNPRDARNTEDIYRNVSERKKWSDRHPGITVLASTAEHVNIIKNYKWVSNVIVDYNIKQYGGELKEQGFKVFIALPEVLRQRKLKTYSDMTAAINEFDGVMIRNMDELGYIIENGYSGPVIADAGLYVYNDIACDFYREHTEDVSFVASQELTLDEIKNLSVEPALKIYGHQKVMVTANCISGNYKHGCADKKMDGTGDVLRLTDDIGNVFYVRNYCSDCYNVLYNGVPTSLLDEGDELNDIMDDCYIEFTIENADMVKNIMDHIGKNILGQELPDGRDTVKNPVKDYTRGHYYKGID
- a CDS encoding peptidoglycan D,D-transpeptidase FtsI family protein, yielding MNSGASDGILDKRANEKKNVPVLVITYFVVLIFICMFAYIIVFIVRDSRTFIANSYNDRQNLYAEKVKKGSIISSDGNVLAETITDDDGNEYRNYPYANMFAHAVGYDSNGQAGLEMNSAYYLLASNQNIITKTYNKLKDEKSIGNNVISTLNYTLQSTAYDALGYNDGAVVVMEPSTGKILTMVSKPDFDPNYIDDVIEETQDTDSSCLLNRATQGLYPPGSTFKVLTALEYINENPNYKKYSYVCEGEDIFDGVQIHCSDYAVHDTVDLADSLARSCNTSFANIGMKLNKQSYRDLCEKFLFNKDLPYDGYYRKSEFKLSASSDDSEIPQTAIGQGDTLITPLHSAMIMSTIANGGVMMSPYMIDSIENTDGDLVKTFKPSTYGKIISSSDAKILKDLMLGVTSYGTASDAFADASYTIAGKTGTAEFNDNMDSHSWFVGFSNVDDPDIVVCVIVENASNTGASAKYIARQIFDAYYYSVKN